The Paenibacillus sp. G2S3 region GCTCATTAAGCTGTTCCGACAGCAGATTCCTGAGGATGCGGCCACGTTCGCCGTAAATTCGGGTCATCCGGCGCAGATGACGACTATAGCCGCCAGTATTCATGAACCGCGCCAACGCACGCTGTTCCAGCAGCCCTACTGGCAAGGGCTCATATAACGCCTTGGCGGCGATCGTCGGCTTCACCAGCGAGGGTGGAAGCACTGCAAAGCCAAGTCGAAGGCCAGAGAACATCGTGTTTGAGAAGGAGCCAATATACACGACCTGTTCTCCGCGATCTAGCGCTTTTAAAGGCTCAATTGGACGTCCTGACCACCGAAACTCACTGTCATAATCATCCTCAATGATCACTGCATCATGCCGTTGCGCCCATTCCAGCAAGATTCGCCTCCGTTCCAAAGGCAGCACTACACCTGTAGGAAATTGGCGACTCGGTGTAACAAACAACAGACGCGCATCCCAATCCTCGGGAATAAGACCGCTGTCATCTAGCTTTCCTGACAGCAATCGTCCCCCGTTGATCTCTACCGCTCGGCGAATCCCATGAAAGCCTGGGTCCTCGACAACTGCTGCGCCTCCTGCATCCAGCAGCAGCTGTGTCAAAATAACGATGCCTTGCATCGAACCGCTAAACAATACGATATGCTCTGCATCCGCACGAATTCCGCGGGTAATCCGCAGATGCGCAGCAATAGCTTTCCGAAGCCCTTCATCTCCTTGAGGTGGGCAAGTACTTTGAAGCAATCCGCCTTCCTTCCCTCCGGCATATGACAACGCACTACGCCATTCGGAATAAGGAAAATGCTCCATCCGCATACCACTGCTAAGAAAGCTTATAACATTGTTGCTACGCTGCTCATACAAGGGTGTCGGACGCGCAAGTAGTCGCCTTCCCCAAGTCGAGAGTGGGATCATTCTCTCAGATGCAAGGCCTCCCCCAGTAACATCTGCTACTTCACCCAAAACCACATTTTCACGCTTAGTATCTCCAGAAGCTGAAGAGAAGCTATCTTCTGATACGAATGTCCCCCGCCCTGTCACCGTCCTTACATAACCATCAGCAAGCAGCATTTCGTACACCTGCGAGACTGAACCGCGCGACATGTCATAGTGCATAGCCAAACTTCGTGTAGAGGGCAGCTGCATGCCACCCGGGAGAGTTCCCTCCAATATTGCAGCGCGGAGCGCGTGATATAGCGCTAGATATTTGTAGCGGTGTATCGCCAGATATTGATCATATGCCAGCGTGATATTCATTGTTTCCCTCCTTGGCCAGCAAGTGGTCCATTAAAAACTATCTTAATTGGTCCTTTTTAATTGTCAATCACTCTACTATTCTTGAAAGAACATCTACATCGGAGCAAAAGCTCTACACTAATAAGAATGAGGAAGTGATCCCTATGCGCAGAAAAGAATTTCAAGTAGATCAGGAGGAAGAATTGGTCTCTTTTCTAGACGGAATGAGCTTTGGTTTTCTCGGGACAAGCGATGAACAGGGGCTACCGCGGGTGACACCGCTGAATTTTGTATATACAGGTGGGTGTTTCTACTTCCACGGCAGTCATGCTGGCGGCAAAATGAAAGCGATCCGTAATCAGCAGAGGGTCTGCTTTAGTGTAGCGGATGAGTATGCACTGATTCCGTCTTATTTTAGCGATCCTGAGATGGCCTGCCCAGCCACCGCATATTTTAAAAGTGTTACCGCCTACGGCATAGCCGAGCCTGTAGATGACATTAGCGAAAAAGCCACCGTACTCTCCTTATTCATGAACAAGCTCCAGCCCGAAGGTGGTTATGATCCCATTGAAGCTGAGGACCCTAGGTACCGTCCCCGTCTGAAGGGCGTTGCGGTTGTACGTATTACCCCCGATGAGATTACTGCGAAGTTTAAGTTTGGGCAAAATTTGAAGGAAGAAGGACGTTCTGGAGTCATCTCCGGTCTGTCTGAGAGAAATCATCCACGTGATGAAGAAACCATTGAAATGATGAAGAAATTCTGTCCCTTCCACTCCGAATAATAGATACGGATAAACCTGTTTCTCGTACGAAAATCAGCATTACGTATTGTGTAAAACCTATACTTCTTTAAATTTTAAAAAAACGTATCTTTCCAAGTGACGGTTGCAAGCCGCGGTGATATAATGTTAGGCAATGTTAACAGTATGTTATCCCCAAAGAACCCTGGAAGGATGAAACTGATGAATCCACTAGCTGGACAATTAAACGAAAGTATCAAAGCAGGAAATGAACATGTATATGATATGCTCTCTACGCTTGGCAAAGAAATTTACTTCCCTAAAGAGGGCATCCTGAGCCAATCCGCTGAAGCAGGAGCTCATGCCAAGAAATACAACGCAACCATCGGTATTGCTACTGAAGGTGGTGTACCTATGCACCTCGGCGTCATTCAGGATAAACTTTCCGCTTACAGCCCTAAGGATCTGTATAGTTACGCTCCTCCAGCAGGTAAACCAGAGCTACGTACTGTATGGCGTGAAAAGATGCTGCGCGAAAATCCATCGCTAGAAGGTAAAACCATCAGCAATCCTGTTGTAACCAACGCCCTGACTCATGGGCTTAGCATTGTCGCTGACCTCTTCGCAGAGCCAGGTGACGCTATTATTTACCCAGATAAGAACTGGGAAAACTATGAACTCACCTTCGGAATTCGCCGCCATGGGGAGACCGTTAATTATCCGCTTTTCACAGAAGAAATGACCTTTAACAGTGCGGGTCTTGAAGATGCGCTGCTTGCTCAAAAAGAACGCGGAAAAGCGATCGTTCTGCTGAACTTCCCTAACAATCCTACAGGATATACTCCAGGGATTAAAGAAGGCGATGAAATCGTCGCAGCTATCCTTCGTGCGGCTGAGGAAGGTATTAACGTGGTTGTCGTAAGTGATGATGCCTACTTCGGACTGTTCTTTGAAGACTCACTAAAGGAATCCTTATTCGGTAAGCTTGCTCATCTGCACCCACGTGTGCTTCCAATCAAAATTGACGGTGCGACCAAAGAAGAATTCGTCTGGGGCTTCCGTGTTGGCTTCATCACTTATGCCTCTGAAGACAAGGATTTGCTGGCTGCATTGGAGCAAAAAACACTAGGCATTATTCGCGCTACTATTTCCAGCGGTGCACACCCATCACAGACCTTCGTACTGGATGCACTGAAATCTCCACAATTCGAAGAACAGAAGGAAGAGAAGTTCCAAATCATGAAGGGCCGTGCGAATAAAGTAAAAGCACTGCTCGATAGCGGCAAATACGGCGATGATGTATGGACGTATTATCCTTTTAACTCCGGCTACTTCATGTGTCTGAAGCTGCATACTGTTTCGGCTGAAGCTCTTCGACTTCACCTGATCCATAATTACGGACTGGGCACTATTGCTCTTGGTGAAACAGATCTGCGTATTGCTTTCTCTTGTATCGAAGAAGATCAGCTTGAAGATCTGTTCGATCTTGTATACGCGGGCGTTCGCGATTTGGAAAAAGCTTAACAAATCTTTCATATTCCCTACAATCAGCTCCGCTTCTGCGGGGCTGATTTTTTTTCTGGACTCCTCCGGCATTGGCCTATACATGCTTCTTACTCCGCACATACAATACGATGTACTCAAGTACAACACACACCGAAAGGGGAATGAACATGAGCGAAGAAGTAAGAGGCGGATTTAACGGTTGTTGTGGAGGCGGCGGATTCACAAGCACTGGCGCCATTCTGGTTCTCTTTATCCTGTTGGTTATCATCAGCCGTTCACTCTTTGTCTAACTAGAGATGACAGTCTCGGGAGAGAGCCTTGAGCTCTTTCCCTTTCTCGTGGTACACCACATTCCCCACACAAAAAAAGGCTCCCTCATCCGTAGAATGCTCTACTTTTGAGAAAGCCTTTTTTATTTTGAAATAGCTCCTACAAATCCTCGTCAGCCATCCGTGCCGCTTTGCGGGACAAGTATCCCTTAAATAGAAAGGATACCAGAACCCCTGCTACAAATGTACCCAGCACTGGCAATAGTCGGTCACCTATAGAGGCTAAGAAAGGCAACCCAAGAATCAGTGCCACTACCAGATGCGCGCGGAATACGAATTGTGTTGTGTTATCCGCCTTACTGCCTTCAGGAAAGGGATACACTGTCAGCCAAAAAGACTCACTGTGCAATTTGCGAAGTGTCGACAACTGCACGCCTATAATGAATAGGAAGAACAAATAAATCGCGGTGCCAAAATAACTGTCACGGTTCAACCAATTCAGCAGCAAGGCCAGCACCGAAATCCGCATGATGATTCCGAAGATATCTCCCCGGGCGAAGCTTTTAGTCAGCAAATAGCGGTAAGCCGTATCTTTACGCCAAGGTAGCCGAGCCCCCCATTTGGAAAGATAACGACGAGGATACACCCGCTGATCACGGCCCGGTACATCCACGAACCAGCCTAGAACCATCAGTGCGCGTCCACCTTGATTCTTTTCCATGGCGATTAGTCTTTCCCAAGGTACAGCGTGGCGTCCAGGTACGGACAGTGCAACAAGATAGGCTGCTGCTAATAGCGCCATAAATATCAGGCTTCTACCGGAAGGCTGCCACAACCAAGCGGCAATCATTAATCCTCCTACTGCCCAGCGTAAGAAAGTGAATATGCCCGCCATCGGACGCGACAGCATAGCTATCTCTTTCCATAAGCCGTAACTCGCGATTAGCTTCACAGCGATCAGAATCAATATTGTAAATAACAGCCGCTTAGGCGAGTCATCTGTACGTATGTACAACGGCCAAAGGGTAATGAGTACAAATAACAATCGAACAATCTTCCATACGTTCCCACTCACCCACGAAGGTGCGAAATATTCCTTCATTCGATGTCCTTGCGGCAATAGAAAGATCGTATCCGGAGTCTGCAAATAAGTGCGGAAGCTGCTATTTACTGCTGCAGGCAGCAGTATTGCAAGCATAATCCAGCGGATGGGAATGCCTTCAGGCACATTCTGTAACAACGATGTATACCAAGCAGAGAAGACAATCAACACAAAGAGGAAGACCATAGCTACGCCGCTTTGAATGATATATCCCACATAAGGAAGCATACTTCCCATGAATCGACCTCGCCGCGTGCGCCGCAGCTCTTTCAAATCCATATTATTTCCCTCCCTGAACCAGCTCGTAGAACAGCTGCTCCAAAGTCAGCCCCTGTAGTCCAGTGGTTGCCGCAATTTCTGCCAGCGTTCCCTGAGCAATCACCTTACCTTTATGCAGCACAATAAAACGGTCGCAATAATTCTCAATGGTAGAAAGAATATGAGAGCTAAGCAGAATAGAGGAGCCTGATTTTTTCAGATCCATCATGAAATCAAGCAGAGAGCGAATCCCGAGCGGATCCAGTCCTAAAAAGGGCTCGTCGATCACATATAACGCAGGGCGTGCCACGAAAGCGCACATGATCATGACCTTCTGCTTCATCCCTTTGGATAGATGAGTCGACAACGTGTCCATCTTATCTTCCATATGGAACAGCTTGGCTAGATGTAAGGTGCGAGTTTCGTAGTCACTTTGTTCTACCCCATACGCTCTTGCTGTAAATTCAACATGCTCACGTACTGTCATTTCATCATACAGAAGAGGCGATTCAGGGACAAAACTCAAAGCATTGTGATATCCGATCGGATCTTCAGCACGGGTCTTACCCTTTACTGTGATATCGCCCTTATGGGGCGACATCAATCCTAGAATATGCTTCATGGTTGTACTTTTTCCTGCTCCATTTAAACCAATCAATCCAACCATTTCGCCAGGCTGCACCTGAAGTCCAATATCATGCAGCACCGGCTTATTCAGGCTGTATCCACCACTGAGGCCCGTAATTTGCAATACGGGAGAATTATTCATTGACCGTCACCTCTCGGAGTTTTGTCTTTCAACCATTTTGGTGCTCCTTTATTCTTGCGGTTCTTCTCACGTTCCGCATTGCTGCTGCGTTTACTCCGTGCAGGAGTAGCACCTCCACGCGCGCCTGCGGAAGGATTCACACTGCGCTGAGAATCGCGCTGTGGTTCTCCACTTACCTCACTTGTCTGGATCGTAGCCAATCTTTTCGCAGGTTGCTGCCCTGTGCTGGCTGCAGACGGCTGAACCCCTGCATTCCCTGATGTTCTTGCCTGTGGTTTGCTGCTATGCGGAGAAGCTCCATCGCGACGTTGTCCACTGCTCTCGTTACGTCCCCGTCCAGTGTTGCGCGCTTCATCTGCTGCTAGCACCTTGCCACCGACCATTTCCCGCTCTTCAAGGGCAATATCCAGTTCACGCGCAAATTTACGCATGATAAAGGTCTGCTGCTCTGTCACAATCGTTACGGATAATCCGCGTTTTCCCATCCGACCCGTACGACCCGCGCGGTGTACATAATGCTCGGAATCAAAGGCAGGATCGAAACTGACTACCAGTGACAAATTCTCAATATCCAGTCCTCTGGCCGCCACATCACTGGCAACAAGCACACGGAATTTACCCTCGCGGAAACGTGACAATACATTACTGCGTGTTACTTTATCTGCATCACCGTAAAGTGCGGCTGCGGTTAGTCCAAGATGATTCAGCTTAGCCTCTACCTCTGCAATATCATCAGTAGCATTCACGAATACAATCGCCTTATCTGGATTGTAATGACGGATGACCCGACGCAGCATGTCTATTTTGTTGCGTTCTTCAGTAACAACGTAATGATGCTCTAAACTCTCTGCCGTCATTACACCAGGAGCAATTCCAACCTCTGCCGGGTTCTTCATTTCACGATTAGCCAAGGCTTTCGTCTCCGGTCCAATCGTTGCAGACAGCATAACGAGCTGGCGTGAACGCAGCGCGCTGCTAACGATTTTCGTTACCTCTCCGGCCCCGCTTAGCTGGAACATTTGGTCCGCTTCATCTAGAACAATCGTGCTGACTTCATGCATCTTCAACTTGCGAAGTCCAATCAGCTCCCGGATCCGGCCAGGGGTTCCCACAACAAGCTGTGGATGCTCACGTAGTTTGTCAATTTGGCGTTTGATGGCTGCCCCGCCAATAAGACCCATTACTCGAATCCCACGGTGTTCGCCATATCGTTCCGCCTCACGTAAGATTTGCATTGCCAGCTCCTGTGTAGGGGCGAGCACCAGCTTTTGGACCACCTTCTGCTCCGGGTTAATCGTTTGAAGCAGAGGCAACAGATAGGCCAAGGTCTTACCCGTTCCAGTCTGGGAAGCAGCAATAACATCTCTTCCCTCCAGCAGAAGTGGAATCGTCTGCTCTTGTACCGGGGATGGAGCGTTAATACCGAATTCCGACAATCGGGCAACTAGGTCTTCCTGAATGCCGATAGCCGCAAAAGAAGCTTTATTCATAAGTGTAATTCATCCTTTTCGCTTGAGATAATATCTTCATTATATGCCAAAAAGGCCTCTCCACCAAATGGAAGGCCAATAATGCTGACGGCAGGCTCTATTTTCTGTTCATCGCATTATAAGTAAGCTTGTCCGCCAGGCGAGGAAACAGACCATAAAGCCGAATACCAAACCCTGCCAGACCCGGAAGATCAATCTCTTCTTTGCCAGTTTCCATGACCTTTACGATCTTGGAAGAGACATGTTCTGGTGTCATCATCATCCGAGCAACGCTCTTTTCATAATTGCCGGAAGGGTCAGCCGTTTTGAAAAAATCAGTGGCAATAGGACCAGGGTTCACAGCCGAGACGATAATGCCACTCTTGCGCAGCTCCTGACGGAGTGCATTCGTGAATCCGAGAACAGCATGCTTGGTGGCCGTATAAGCTACCGATTTGGCTGTACCGATCTTCCCTGCCATAGAAGCCACATTTACGATCTGGCCACTTCCCCGCTCTAACATATGTGGAACAACAGCCTTCGTACAGCGAACAATTCCCATGTAGTTAACATCCATCATATCGTCAAATTCATGGGATTCCATCTCCGTAAAAGCAGCAAATTTACCATACCCTGCGTTATTCAGTAAAATATCGATTCTGCCGTGTGTCGCCAAAATCTGAGCAAAGGTCTCCTCAACAGCTGCCGCATCTCTTACATCACAAGTATACAGTCCAAAAACGCCCGAAATACCGGCCGCCGTTTCTTTCAGCTTGTCTTCAGAACGTGCTACTAGGATAGGAATCGCGCCCCGTTTACTAAGCATTTGTGCGGTTAATGCACCAATACCACTTGACGCTCCTGTAATTACAACAACCTTATCTTTGAGTACCATAAAAAGTATTTCAGCTCCTAACTCTTGCCTAAGAGATCATCACCTGAATATCCATCTCTCCAACCCCATCCATCAACAATGGAATACTAAGTGCTCTGCGAGGCAAAAAGGACATGCTCTCTAGCTTCATAATTTGGGGCGGGCTGATATCCACCGAAACTCCCTGATTATATAGAATCGTACTAGCATTCCCACTGATCATATTGCCCAGCTCTGAAATTGCACTCTGACCCATCTCATCCATCTCCGTAATCACATAGCCGCCCATCATAATCGATACCATTCGCAAGGCTACCTGCTCCGCGATACCAAATATAATATTTCCGCTCAGCTGGCCTGTCATTCCCACTTGAATCCATATATGATTATCGATCAGTTCAATTTCTTTAATGCCTAAATTCCCAGTGGAAGGCGAGACCTGAATTACTTGTTCTATAACTGTCCGTGCAGATTCTAAAAACGGATTAATTACTTCTGCTTTCATGAAAGTCCAGTCTCCTCCTTTATCGTGCTTTAGTCATATACCAAAAGTCCCAAGTAATATGGATTTATTATACTTTATATATCGGCACAATTCAGCAAAAATTAATGTGCATGTCGAATTCGAACCCAAGTTTGTTTATGCTGCAACATTGCTCTGTCGGGTATTATCTCCTATAATTTAAATCAAATGCCAACATGGAACGTAAGATTTTACCCCATCACTTTCATATTCGCTTGTCCAAAGGAGGTATTCCATGAACATCAGCCAGCTGGAGACACTAATAACGATCTCCAAAACGATGAGCTTTCGCAAGGCCGGAGAACTGCTTAACTTGACCCAACCAGCGGTTTCAGCACAAATCAAGAGCCTTGAAGAAGAGTTCAAAACACAGCTGGTTGACCGGAACCAGCCTGTTACGTTAACCGATCGAGGGACAGTATTTCTGGAGCATGCGGAACAAATTGTGACGATTGTCGAGGAGCTGAAACAAAGACTTGCGGATCTTGAAGACAATCCCCAAGGACATATTATTCTAGGCACAACTACCTCTATCGCCATTCAAATTTTACCGCGTATCTTGTCCTATTTTAAAGACCAGTTCCCTCATATCAAAACATCTATCTCCTCTATGTCCTCGTCTCAAATTTATCAACATGTCGAAAATGGCATTGTCGATGTCGGCATCGGCTATTTGATCGGACGTAGTCCGAGCATGACTACTTCCATTTTATATTATGATACGTTCGAGCTGGTAGTCTCACCTAGACACCCCTTGGCTCAAGTTAAGACCGCAGGTATAGAAGCCCTTAACAAAATCCCGCTAATTCTGCTCTCACCAGATACAGTGGGCCGTAAATTTGCCGATGAGGTTTTCTCTAAGCATGGCATTCAGCCACAGGTAATTATGGAACTGACCAGCAGCGAGGAAGTGAAACGGATGGTAGAGCTCGATTTAGGTGCAGCCATTATTTCCAAGCAGTCAGTGACCGCTGAGGTTAGAGCCGGTTCTCTCAAAATTGTGCCTATTATTGAATTGGAAGTCACGCATCCTGTAGGTGTCATAACGAAGTCTGGGAAATATGTGAACTCAGCCATGAGACAATTTCTTAGTGATCTTAAAGGTATGCCGGAGACACAATTTATTGGGTCTGAGTAAAATACATCCAAAAAGTGGAATCGATACTTCTATGCTTATTGCATAACCTTGTTTAAAGGAGTTGTTCTTGATGAAATTTGACCTGCATACACATCATTTCCGCTGTGGCCATGCCGATGGAACGATTAGAGATTATATTGAAGCTGGAATTTCAGCGGGCCTAGGGGTGATAGGCATCTCTGACCACACCCCTTATTTCGGAAGTCCCTCCGAGCAAGCTTTTCCTCAAATTGCTATGGGTAAATCCGAATTTTCAAATTATGTTGAAGAAGTCCTCTCCCTCAAAAAAGAATACGAAGGTGTGATCGACGTTCTGCTAGGTATTGAATCAGACTACTTCCCTGAGCATGCCGAGCTTTACCGCAAAACATTATCCGCCTACCCATTTGATTATGTAATTGGATCGGTACATAGTGTTGGTGGGGTCAGTATCTTTAACAAGGGGCGCTGGAAAGGACTTAGCAAGAATGAACAGATTCGTGTGAAGTCTGATTATTACCGATTGATTGCTGATTCCGCCCGCAGTGGCATGTTCCAAATTCTTGGACACATAGATGCGATGAAAGGGAACTACCCGGCCTTTTCGGATATTCCTGCGCCTAAGCCGATTGATGATTGTCTGAAAGTGATCAGTGAATGTGACGTGGCGATCGAAATTAATACCTCAGGCGGAACCAAGCTGGTTGGCGGCTGGTATCCATCGGAAGATATACTGGAGCGCGCACATCATTTTGGCGTTGAGGTTAGTTTTGGCTCGGATGCGCATAAGCCGTCCCGGGTCGCAGAAGATCGAGATGCGGTAGCCGCTCAACTCAAAGCGATAGGTTTTACACATTGGGTCTATTACAAGCAGCGCGAGAAAATTAAAGTTTCATTGTAACCAAGAACAAATGCACCAAGCGTTATTGGTTTAGTGGTGGGGATTCCCCCTCCGTTAAACCAATCTCAGCTTGGTGCATTTGCGTTTATTTATAGGTTATCGCAGGTAAACCCTTGCTGCTTCAGGGTGCGCTTCGCATCCCCATATTCCGGATTGATATCGTAAAAATGAGCAATCGTGCTCGTCCAATCTCTTTCCGTCAATCCCTGCTGTTGCAAATATTCACGGTGAGCTTGATTATACGTCTCTATGAAACCTTCCACATCCGGATTGTATTGTTCCTCATGAAACACTGCTTCCATCGGCAGGCGCGGCTTCTGTGCGGCCTCTTCGGCTGGATATCCGACACAGAGCCCGACAATAGGGAATACGTACTCCGGCAGCTTCAACAGATCAATAACGCCTGCTGTATTGCGCCGGACACCCCCAATAGGGATGATCCCGAGTCCCATGGATTCTGCCGCTGCAATTGCGTTAGCCACTGAGATACCGACATCTGTAGCGCCTACGAGCAGAGCATCTACATCTTTTACCGCTTCAAAAGACATTCCTTCAAGCTCACTAGCTAATTTTGCCCTATAGAAGTCCATGCAGAACACCAGAAAGACGGGCGCTGCTGCTACATGCTTCTGATTGCCGCACAAGACCGAAAGCTGCTGCTTACGCTCAGGATCCTTGATAGCTATAATGGAGACCTGCTGTCCATGAACCCATGAGGGCGCTGCTTGGGCGGATTCGATCATTATCTTTAGCTTCTCCGGCTCCACATGTAGATCAGAATACTGCCGGAAAGAACGGTGATTCATTAACGTCTGTATTACATCATTCAAGATGTTACGCCTCCTTCTCAATTCATTCGACTGTTTGTTAATCATAAACGATCGGATTAGGTCCTGACAAAAAAAATGGACCCGAATCATCGGGTCCCAAAGCAGTTATATTTTTAAAAGGGGGTCATGTACTTAGTTTAACCGGACACTGTTAGAGTTTCATAACGGCATTATTTCATTTGTGTAACAATGTGAATACTTTCATTACATCGTCCAAGGAGCCTACTCTGGGCATCACTCGCTCCAGCGTCATGCCGTTCTTAAGCATCACACGTTCGGATCTAATATTATCTCCGCGACAGCGCCCTTCGATCCGTGTGATTCCAAGCGTATGAACACTGTAATTTAAAAATAAGCCAACCGCCTCTGTCGCCAATCCGCCTCCCCAGTACGCCGGGTCTAGCATATATCCTAAAGTAGCCTTGCCCTCACGGCGGTTCCAATGCTGTAAAGCAACAATACCGATCAACTTCTGCTGCTCTTTCAAATAGATACCCGCATGTAGCGCGCAAGGATCGAATGCGAATAACATCCGGTTCACCAGCTTCTCCACCTGAGCAAGGTCTGATCCAGCGCCGGTGCGTATTTGAATATGAGCTTGCACTTCTGGATGGGAGAGCAGCTGCTGCAAATGACAAGCATCTTCGGGCGGGATTTGCCTAAGGTCAACCCCCACACCTTGTTGCGTCTGGAATGATACTACCTCATAAGTACTCACACTCTCCCCCCTCCATACAGCTAAAAATTCAGCCTATTCATCCGATGAATGGTGCAATGTTAGCACCGTTAATTCAGGTCTACAGAGAAAACGAAAAGGAATGACCGTTTCACCAAAGCCTCTATTCACATACACTGGCATACGCTTGGTATCTGTATAATACAATCCATTTATGTATTTTTGGGATCCATAAGGGGTGAATGGCGCACCTACAAACGGCAAACGAATTTGTCCCCCATGGCTGTGCCCGGATAGTTGTAGGTGAAATGAATGAGCCTGTGCTATATCAGCATAATCCGGTTCATGCATCATCAGAACGGTAAAGGTTCCTGCAGGCACGCCACTGAGGGCCTTCACAGGGTCAGGCTCTCCATGCAGCAGATCATCCAGTCCTGTCACAGCTATGACTGCTCCGCCTCTTTTTAGAAGATAAGATTCATTCCTTAGCACCCGGAAACCAGCAGAAGTAAGCAACTCTATAAGCCGTTTCGTATTCTTGAAATCATGGTTGCCTAACACCGCATATTTCCCTAGTGGAGCACTCAGCTCTGACAATACAGGTATGGCGTCTACAAGATCCTCAGGGTTGCTGTCTACGATGTCCCCTGTAAAGCATATAAGATCTGGTTCTGCCTTAGCTATACGCTCTGCAAGCCGAGCCAAATCACGGGCATCCTTATTAAACCCAAGGTGAGTATCACTGAAATGGACAACCTTCATGCCTGAAAAAGCAGAAGGAAGATCTTTGAAAGACAGCTTCAGCTTAGTAATCTCAATCCAGTTCGGCTCCCCTTGCCAAGCATAACCACTTGTAAGCAAGCCTGCGCCGATTACAGTAGCCGCACCTCGAACAAGGAATTGTCGGCGGGTCATTGTTGTCTTGCCCTTAGATCGACGTACAGAGCCGCTAGAGTGGGTGTCTTTACCCGAAAGGTTATTGTTCTTATTGGGAGAAGCCCCAGACGATTGTATCTTCATACGGAGTTTCTCCTTCCGTTCAGCTTTCGTTTCGAGCTGTCAGTACAATTCTACATTCTTCTTCAGGCGTATCCCTGTATGCGGGTGCGATGCCTCTCTTAGCAATTTCTGATTGTTGGACTCGTTTCAGCATAAAGGCTACTTCCAACGTCTTCTTAAATGGAAAAGGATCCAGTACTAACGTTGACTTATCTTTCCACTCCGCGGTTATCGTACGCCCTGACGTAAAACTGAAATCTTCACTGCCAGAGAACCCTTCACGCCACCATGGATGCTCCTCTGATTTCGGGCTACCCGGTTCATTTAAAGCCAAATATAGAGATAAGTCATCGCAGAATTCTAAAAGACGGGCATCATAATACAGCTCATCCTCACCAATTGGCTTGGATACTTCCAGCTCTCGGTGAATGCGGGATCTACGTTCCTCTTCA contains the following coding sequences:
- a CDS encoding metallophosphoesterase, with amino-acid sequence MKIQSSGASPNKNNNLSGKDTHSSGSVRRSKGKTTMTRRQFLVRGAATVIGAGLLTSGYAWQGEPNWIEITKLKLSFKDLPSAFSGMKVVHFSDTHLGFNKDARDLARLAERIAKAEPDLICFTGDIVDSNPEDLVDAIPVLSELSAPLGKYAVLGNHDFKNTKRLIELLTSAGFRVLRNESYLLKRGGAVIAVTGLDDLLHGEPDPVKALSGVPAGTFTVLMMHEPDYADIAQAHSFHLQLSGHSHGGQIRLPFVGAPFTPYGSQKYINGLYYTDTKRMPVYVNRGFGETVIPFRFLCRPELTVLTLHHSSDE
- a CDS encoding DUF3891 family protein, coding for MICREHDGAIVMVKQHDHGKLAGELAIWFKEEHVPEEGRRDEVLWAVAEHDRGWIDLDETPFWNDAEHAPYSFIDFPVVPKLTFYKRGLDEIEARTPYGALLCSLHFERLIKISGLDYPELTLYQEHEEERRSRIHRELEVSKPIGEDELYYDARLLEFCDDLSLYLALNEPGSPKSEEHPWWREGFSGSEDFSFTSGRTITAEWKDKSTLVLDPFPFKKTLEVAFMLKRVQQSEIAKRGIAPAYRDTPEEECRIVLTARNES